The sequence aaccgccgtgtctttgtgagatgcggtgtgggtgaacggatgatctctgcatgtgtatttcccaccgtgaagtatggaggaggaggtgttatggtgctttgctggtgacactgtcagtaatttatttataattcaaggcacacttaaccagcatggctaccacagcattctgcagcgatatgccatgcCATCTGGTTTGGACTTAGTGATACTATCATTCATTTGTCAAcaggacccaacacacctccaggctgtgtaagggctattttaccaaggagagtggagtgctgcatcagatgacctggcctcgacAATCACACGACCTCAAAAAAGTTGAAATGGTTTAGGATGAGTccgaccgcagagtgaaggaaaagcagccaacaagtgctcagcatatgtggggactccttcaagactgttggtaaagcattccaggtgaagctggttgagagaacgccaagcgtatgcaaagctgtcatccaggtaaagggtggctatttgaagaatctcaaatatattttgatttgtttaacactttgttactacatgaatccatgtgttatttcatagttttgatgtcttcactattattctacaatgtagaaaactgtaaaaataaagaacacatgcattagtaggtgttctaaactttTTGACCGGTAATGTGTGTGCATATATCTTTATTTATCCACTGTACAACAATAATATGTATTTTTACAGCCACAGTACCTACCCCGTAATGTTCCTGGCTTATTTTCTAAAAGAACATGTTGTAAGACTAACATACAATTGGTGCTTCAGAATTCACTCTAGGCCAGTTACTCTGTTAACTCCAGAACTGCCTTCTCCCGGATATCTTCAAAGAGTTCATAATTCAATACAATAATATTGACCATTCCAAGCACCCTGCAAAATTGTGAGATCATGAGAGGATACACAACTGCTACTAACCGCTAACACTGTGCTGCTCTCAAcctgttattttttttttttttaacctttatttaacttggcaagtcagttaagaacaaattcttattttcaatgaaggcctaggaacagtgggttaactgcctgttcaggggcagaacgacaggtttgtaccttttcaaatccccgagctgaccttgcaacctttcggttactagtccaacgctctaaccactaggctaccctgccgccccatgtcaATAGCCGTGTCGTGTAGTCCCTCACCTTGGTCACATTTCTGGTCAGTCTTCCTAAGTGAACTTTGGTGGGCTTGGGGCCCGGGCTCCTTCTCCTTCGCTCCTTGTCATCTCCCTTCTTCTGTGTTTTGGAACTGTAGCACAATGAACAGTCATTACAAAACCATGAGAGTTTACTAAGTGAAAAGACACTATTTAAAGCTGGACAAACTTGTAGTTTTTCCCACAACTGAACCATTTTGATCATGATAAAACGGCATTCTCAACCAGACCtagggttcaaatagtatttgacaTATTTCAACTACGTTCAGTGTGTGCCACTGGTTCCATGGTCCTAGACGAAGATAAAATATTTGGACGATTTCAAATACTATGTGAACCCAGGGAATTTCCCAATGAGCGGACACTGTTTAGGACCACAATCACAATGTATAAGCTAGTACTCACGCGGAGCGGGAGCGGCGACGGTTGTCGTGGCGGCGGCGGCCGGGGTCGGGTGACCCAGAGGAACTAGATGAGCTGGAGGAGCTGGACCGGGAAGACCCAGAGCGGCTGGTGCCAGAGGAACTAGAGCCACTGGAGGAACCAGAGCTGGAGCCAGAGCTGCTGCTGGAGCTGGGTAGTAAGATATACATACACAAACAGGCCAGCAAcaagggttgtgttcattaggcacacaATCAAAGGAAACTGAGCAAAACAGGGAAGTATCATCTGAAATGTGTCCAATTAACCTCTTGGCCCACTTTGGAGCATAGGGCATTCCAGCTTGGCTTAGCAGTGTGAAAATACCTAGCTAGTGTGTCCTAAAGCACTGTTTGAGGTAGTTAAAGACTGTACAGAGTCTGAAAGAGCAAGCGGGGGCATCTCACCTGCTGCTGCTCCCAGTGGATGCACTGCGTCGTTTGTGGcccttctccctgcctctctctttgtccccccctTCCTTAGTGGCAGTCTTCTCTTTTCCCCTGTCCTTTGACTTTTCCTCCTCCTTACGCTTTGTGGGTGACGGTGCCCTAAGTAAGTGAAAACAATATGTAAATTAAGAACAGCATTATTATTAAGTTCCTCATCTTCAAACTCTAACTGTTTATATGTTGCGTTTATGCGACCGCCATTGCCTTCCGCCATTCATAGAACAAGCAAGGCCAGAAACGATAGCTAATTAGCAACGTTGTGCCCTGCTCTGTTTATGTAGCTCAAGCATTAAAATGTATCTAATGTAATGCCAAAATGGTCAACATTGAGAAGATCATAACATGGAATAGAAATAGTTATATAAACCCAGAATACGTACATTTCGTTCGAGTCGGATGCAGGCTCAACCACTCGTTCCGCTGTGCTAAATCTGACGCGTAATGATGACGTATTCGCCTAAATGACGTTTTCCACTTTTTCTCTTTGGTCAACATTCATATGAAAATCTTTAGCTGGCTATCAACCCTCGACCACTGGTTCTACCAGTAAGGTTAGCTAATAGTTACTTGTTAAAATGTATGTTTTCCCCTAACGATTTAGCTTGCACGCTAAAGGAAACGATATGGGTCATTTTCAAATGAGCTGAAAACGTGCAGAATCGTATTGAGGTGAGTTGGCACCGCGATCAAATATGCTTAGCTAGAGCTAGCTCACGTTAGTTATCTATTTAGATCAAATCATTTCCTTTTTTCAGCGTTAAGGTAGGACCTTTCGGCTATGTGTTCACATTGTGGGACAGGTTTGATGCTATCTAGCTAAAATATTTACTTGCTAGACAATGGACAGTAAACTGCTGGTACCGGTGGAGTAATGAAGATAGACTACGCTACGGCTTCAAAGCTTAGTTCAGGTGGAAGTCTGGCAGAGGTTAGGATACACTGCCAGCCATGTTGTTCTATTGGCTTATGTATTATGTTTATTTAGTTTACTAAATCTAGCTAATAATTTATGTATTTTGCCCAAAATAATCAGTCAATTTTGCCTGGAGTCCTGTCCTTCACAAGTTAAATTGCTTTTAATGTCAGTCTAGCTATCAATGTGAGGTTTCATGTGAATAAGATTATGTGATAGAATTGGTGCCATCTGTGTGATTTCTGATCAGTTTAACTACACTAGCTTAATGTATTTATGTTTGAAAGTCTAATTCCAAATGCCCTATTTACTACAGTTAGTAGTGAATTCTCTGTCTCTCAACAGATAGAAGTAGTCTAAGTCCCGATTGGAGAAGGGCTCTTCCAGTGGAGCAGCCTGGAGTGAGTGACCAATCATGGGCCGTCTGGACGATGCTGCCAAGCGCAAGGTGGTGGAGTTGCGGCAGGCGGGTCTGAGCTTCCGCAAGATCAAGGCGGTGCTGGAGCTGGAGAACATCCGGGTGTCTGCCCAGGCCATTTACCTGTACCTCAAGGAGTTCCAGAGGAAGAAGGTTCAGAGGGGTGGTGAAGGTGCTGCAGCCACAGACCCACAGACCACACCTGGGGTTGGAGCAGCGAGGGGAGATGGTGGAAGCCGGGAGGGCTGGAACGACCAGCAAATACGGAATCTACTGAGGGAGGCGTCACGCCACGCAGGCTATGTTGCAGCGTCAGAGTTCGCCAAGCAGTGTCCTGGCTCCAATCCTCCTGAGGTCAGGAGTCAGGGGCCGTCTGGGACAGGAAGCGAAGGCGCCAGCAGAGGACAGAGCAACAGGACAGAGAAACCGGAGGAAGGGAACAAGAAGGAGGATGAGGATATCCAGATTGTCAGTGTCACATCATTGGCTCAGAACTCTCAACAGAGGGGTCTTCCACCCGCAGGAACAgcggctgtgactgtgacaggcGCCTACATGCGGAAGAGAGCCACGCCCTCGCCAGCTACTAACCCCATACTGGCAGCACGCAAAAGGCTTCTGGATAAGGCTTTGTCTCATAGAGCAAAGGTAGGCACGTCTCATAGTCGTGTGATTCACTAAGACCAAAAAGGGTGCAGAGACATCATGTTTGAGTAGATATATACAGAAAGGGTTGGTAACTGGCGACCGGTGGGCCAAATTGAGGCCGCAAGCAATTGTATTTGGcctacagttttttttttaattaaataaatgtaaatttCAGAAAAATATAAGAACATTTTCTCCCAAATATTCAGACCAATAAATAGAGATGTGATAGTGTCTCAATGTAATGGAGGTATGTCATTATTCTGGTATTGTCAAATACAATATTGGTTTGGGATTACTTCAGGTCattttgcagtgtacaaatggaTATTATTAGGCCTATGTTCCTGTACTGAGTACAGCACATTGAGTTCATCAAGAGCCTCGGCATTTATGCGCTCTGCACAATTAGCCTGGGGATAGCATCGGAAGCCCTAATCCTCCAGAGCgtgatcaatgagttagccagctagctttgATAAACCAGAACTGACTTTCTGGTtcattaaatgtagatgtttttgtttgtcaattagacCATGCCCATTTCAAGCTTATCTGTCTAAAAAATACAACGTTATTTCAAGTTGCTGACTAAGTCATTaatcctgctttgtagtataccgcTCTGTAGTATACCGCTCAGGCTTCTCACGCTCTGTAGTATACCGCTCTGTAGTATACCGCTCTGTAGTATACCGCTCTGTAGTATACCGCTCTGTAGTATACCGCTCTGTAGGTATACCGCTCTGTAGTATACCGCTCTGTAGTATACCGCTCTGTAGTATACCGCTCAGGCTTCTCACGCTCTGTAGTATACCGCTCTGTAGTATACCGCTCTGTAGTATACCGCTCTGTAGTATACCGCTCTGTAGTATACCGCTCTGTAGTATACCGCTCTGTAGTATACCGCTCTGTAGCTTATCACCGCTCTGTAGTATACCGCTCTGTAGTATACCGCTCTGTAGTATACCGCTCTGTAGTATCACAcgctgtagtatctgtagtatacCGCTCTGTAGTATACCGCTCTGTAGTATACCGCTCTGTAGTATACCGCTCTGTAGTATACCGCTCTGTAGTATACCGCTCTGTAGTATACCGCTCTGTAGTATACCGCTCTGTAGTATACCGCTCTGTAGTATACCGCTCAGGCTTCTCACGCTCTGTAGTATACCGCTCTGTAGTATACCGCTCTGTAGTATACCGCTCTGTAGTATACCGCTCTGTAGTATACCGCTCAGGCTTCTCACGCTCTGTAGTATACCGCTCTGTAGTATACCGCTCTGTAGTATACCGCTCTGTAGTATACCGCTCTGTGGTATACCGCTCTGTAGTATACCGCTCTGTAGTATACCGCTCTGTAGTATACCGCTCTGTAGTATACTGCTCAGGCTTCTCACGCTCTGTTTGAAAGCCTGGGGAAGAGCTCGTAAGCGAAGACGATAAATAAAAGGGCTGTAGTATATGGGGGAGTCTACATGCTTGTGTAAATCTTTCAGAACAGTGTCATTTACATAAAAATCCAGAACCTGTtttgctaacattccactccttgtactcTTTTCTTATTTTGCATGTCAATGATTGGCAAGGAGTAGAAGTgtagcagaaacagactggtaacCAGGCTCTAATTTACAATCCTTTTGAAATGTTTCAGTAAAAGAAATAGCAGTTTTTGTTGTACATGTTCAGGTAGTACCCCCACACGGTACACTCCGTTTCAACATGGTTCCACTTTCTGAACAACCCTGGGTTGAAACAAATGATCACATGaggtgttttattttatttatttatttcacctttatttaaccaggtaggcaagttgagaacaagttctcatttacaattattACTGTGGTCATGTAATGTCTAGGCTTTGATTGGATCTTTATTTTTCCCCAGATAAGAGACTCTTCTTATCAGTCCTACCAGCAAGTAGCAGCTCTGCTGAGAAGAGAACAGTCTAATGCTTCTGATGTACAGAGACCTGTGGCAGCAGATCAACCACAGTCCTATGACCCAGTCACTCAGAGGCTTACTCAAGTGGTGAGTACAAGGCAAAGGAAACTCACCATAATATTCACAATTATTATAAATAGTGCTGTTTCAATGTCACGAACTGGCTCGAAGTTCCtaacaaaaagggagacaacgtggagataaggaataacaaaatatatttattaattgaactaaatacaattaacaatggtgtgtgtagtgtgagtgGTTGCATGCATAAATGTGATGAGgtgtgttgaaaggtgccaaagcaaacaaaaCCTCCACAACCAAAGTCTAACTGTCTGCATGGAGGGAGTCTCAATGAATGGGGAAGAGGCgtatttatcccgggacacacccgagcccaggtgtgtcccatttcgctgacgaccctcccgactcccaccgacatcctattaaggaaaacaagagcaaagaatttgtcagacagagggggaggatggtCGTCACCCCCATAAAACCAGGGACCAACAAGGACGGTTAGAATCAGGCCAATTCCTAGCATCAGCAACACGCTCAAACAATGAAAAGAACTACGTTTCCAACAATATGAAATGTGTCCGGGCCATGACCAAAAGAGGAACAACCCCTAGGTAAATCTGGGTCAACTTCCCAGAGCAAACTCTCCTGAGAGCTTTCCTTCCCTAACCAGCTCAAGCCGCTCTTGTTGCAGCTTGATTTTGCACACTCCAAATCCTGTTTAAATTGCAATTCCTTTTCATACTTTAGCTGAAACAGAAGCAGTTCTTTCTGCTGTTCAAAAAGAATACTAGGGCTAACAGATGGTGCCGCCATCGTAACGAAATGGGAGATGGCGAGTCCTCGGCAGAAGCTGCCACAGTGGTAACTTCAAGAATACCACTCCAGAGTGGCCTTCAATATCAACCTAAGAATTTGACATTTATCACCAATTTCAAATTGTAGTGTTAAGCAATCTTCAACAGCTGTTCCTTAGGACATCATTCTAACAGTTCCTCTGATGGAAAGCCAATGAACGTGTCTACGTAAGAT is a genomic window of Oncorhynchus masou masou isolate Uvic2021 unplaced genomic scaffold, UVic_Omas_1.1 unplaced_scaffold_3547, whole genome shotgun sequence containing:
- the LOC135534544 gene encoding RNA-binding protein with serine-rich domain 1-like, which gives rise to MAPSPTKRKEEEKSKDRGKEKTATKEGGDKERGREKGHKRRSASTGSSSSSSSSSGSSSGSSSGSSSSGTSRSGSSRSSSSSSSSSSGSPDPGRRRHDNRRRSRSASKTQKKGDDKERRRRSPGPKPTKVHLGRLTRNVTKDHIQEIFATYGKIKMIDMPVERLHPNLSRGYAYVEFETPEEAQKALKHMDGGQIDGQEITTSAVLAPRIRPPPRRQSPPRRMPPPPPMWRRTPPRMRRRSRSPRRRSPVRRRSRSPGRRRHRSRSSSNSSR